The DNA segment GGCCGCCCCGCTGCCTTGGCCCGAAGCGCAAGCCGCCGGCTCTCCGTCAGCCCGAAACGGGCCGGATTGCCGCGTACCTCCAGAATGACGACCGCAAAGGCCGCACTGACGAGAGCCGCCTCCGCCAGCCATAGCGCCTCTTCCAGCTTGCGCGGCGATGCCTGCAGAAAACCGGCCGGCTCCAATCCGAAATCCCGAATCCCGATCGCATAGGGCAGGCCGGCCTCCATCGCCGCGACCGTATCGCCGATCCACAGAACCGGCGATACGGCCGCAGTTTTGCCGGCGGCTTGCCCCCCAGGCCGCGCAGCGAGAGCTCTAAGCCGTGCAGCGAGAGCAAGCGTGAAACCGCTGGCCGCTCCGGCATCCCGCAAGGCCAGTGAGCGGATCTCCGTCAGCGCATCGAGCGGCACGCCGCCCTGCATCGCCTCGTCGAGATCGGCAACCCCTATCGCAAGCGGCTGGACGGCATCGGCTGAACCAACCTCCGGCTCTGCTGCCCGTGCCTCATGCGCCACGGCAGCCAGCGCCGGTATCGGCCTGCCTTCCAGTCGGGCAATGGTTTCACGCAGGGCAAAAAGCGTCTCCCGCGCCACGGCGGCCTCGGCCATGACGTTAGCTCCAGATCAATTATGTTCCTGTTATGTTCTTATGGATTCCAGAGGTCGGAAGAAGAGTCAACACCATTTTATGAGAAAATATTCCTCTGCCTGAATCCACTCTCGAAAAACCGAAACAAAGGCTCTATATGACCAGCTAAGGAAGGAAGCATTCATGGCCCGCATTGACCAGAGCGAGGATTGGCGGGACCGCCATGCCCCCTCGATCAGCACATTCGAATCCCTGGCCACGGAGGCTTACAGCCACCTGCCGGACGAATTCCGTTCGCTCACCGGCAATCTCATCATCCTCATCGAAGATTTCCCCGACGACGACGTGTTCGAGGACATGGCGCTGGAAACGCCCTTCGATCTGCTCGGCCTGTTCGAAGGCCGCGGCATATCGGAGCGTTTCACCGCCCAAACCGGGGAAATGCCGAACAAGATCCGCCTCTATCGCCGGCCGATCATCGATTACTGGGCGGAAAACGAGGAAACCCTCGGCGACATCATCACCCACGTCCTGATCCACGAAATCGGCCACCATTTCGGCCTGAGCGACGAGGACATGGAGCGCATCGAGGCGAGCGCCGAAGAAGCGACGGACCGGTGAGGAACCGATCCTGCTATGCTTACTGCTCGGAAAGCTTCATTTCCGGATCGTAATCCTTGCCTTCGACGTCCTTGACGACCGCTTGGCCGCATTGCATCAGGCCGGTCGCGGCATTGAAGGCATAGGTCGGCGAGCCCGAGAGTTCCCAGCCCTTGTTCAGTGCCGCGGTCACCTTATGGCAGAAGGAAGCGTCGTCAGGGCCGGTGAGGAAGCGGTAGAGTTTCATCAAGTCGTCTTTCATACGTATCAGCCTCATCCTGAGCCTGTCGAAGGACGATGGCGTTCTGCAATCAGGCGAGCTTTATGGACCAGCCTTTCCGCCTGGACAAGATGCAGCCGCTCGACCATGCGTCCGCCGAGGTTTACGACATTGAGGCCGGCCGCCGCCGGATCGGCGAAAGCGGCGATGATGGCTTCCGCCTCCGCAATGGCAGCTTCATCGGGGCCGAAATGCCGGTTGGCGGCTTCGATCTGGTTCGGATGGATCAACATCTTACCGGCAAAGCCCATAGCGCGGCCCTCGGCACATTCGGCGTCCACTGCCTGCATATCCTTGAAATCGTTGAAAACACTGTCGATGGCGTCGAGCCCGTAGGCGCTGACGGCCAGGATCACCTGCATGAGCCAGGGCACGAGATAGGCGCGGCCTGGCTGCGCCAACACATCGGTCTCCTTGCGCAGATCATTGAGGCCGACGACCAAACAATCGAGCCGGCTTCCCGCCGTGCGCCCGGCCTCGGCGATTGCCGCGGCGTTCAAGACGCCGCGCGGCGTCTCGATCATCGCCCAGATGCGCAGGCTCTCCGGCGCATCCGCCTCGGCAAACCTATCGCTGACAACGGTCACATCCTGCGGCTCGTCGATCTTGGGCAGTAACACCGCATCCGGCTCGAGCGCCAGCACCAACTCCAGGTCATCGGCACCGAAGCCCGACGATAGCGTATTGATGCGGATGATGCGCTCCTTGCCGGCCTTTTCTTCGCTATCAGGCGGCGAGCCGGCGAAAAAAGCCCGCAAATTCTCCCGCGCTTCCGCCTTTTTCTCCGGCGCCACGGAATCCTCGAGATCGAAGATGACCGCATCGCAATCGAGATCGGCTATCTTCTCAAGAGCCCGGCGGTTGATCGCAGGGACACTCAGCACCGAGCGGCGCAGACGGACGGAACGGGGAGGGGCGGGACGGCTCATAATACAGTTTTGCCGCGCTTTCGGCCATCACGCAAGACAACAACAAGCAAGACAACAAAAAGCCATGCTCCTCTTGCAGAGAGAAACAGAGAGGACCACATTGCCATGAGTAGAGAGGTCTCGACCATGCAGAATATCCGTTCCTTGTTTATCGCGCTTGCCGGCATCACCGTGTTTGCAGCCCTGGCGCTGTTTACCGTTTCACTCACGCTCGCTGTCGGCGGCATCCTCACCGTGCTTATGGTGGGTCGCGCGATTTCGTTGCGGATGAAGCCTGCTCCGGTGCGCGCCAAGGCGAACGGTCAGCGCGAAATGCGCATTTGGAACGACGGTCGCGGCACGATCATCGATCTCTAGGCCAAGGTCAGGGCAGGGCGGCGCCTCGCCGCTCTCCAGTACGCTCATCCACGCGTAATTCCTGAATTGCGGAACTGCGGCCGAAGCGCCCGGTTTCAGAGCATTTCCAAGATTCCCCTTCATTTTTGCAGGGATTTGCTCTATTGGCAGGATAATTCGTGCATAGACGAAAATTGAAGGCAGGACCCCCATGGACAAGTTCGTGAAGTTGACCGGTGTCGCGGCACCCCTCCCGGTCGTCAATGTCGATACCGACATGATCATCCCGAAGGACTATCTGAAGACCATCAAGCGCACCGGTCTTGGCACAGGGTTGTTCGCCGAAGCCCGCTACAATGAGGATGGCTCGCCGAACCCGGATTTCGTGCTGAACAAGCCGGCCTATCAGAATGCTAAGATCCTCGTCGCCGGCGACAATTTCGGCTGTGGTTCGTCGCGCGAACATGCCCCGTGGGCGCTGCTCGAC comes from the Rhizobium sp. NXC24 genome and includes:
- a CDS encoding DUF1737 domain-containing protein, yielding MKLYRFLTGPDDASFCHKVTAALNKGWELSGSPTYAFNAATGLMQCGQAVVKDVEGKDYDPEMKLSEQ
- a CDS encoding metallopeptidase family protein, which produces MARIDQSEDWRDRHAPSISTFESLATEAYSHLPDEFRSLTGNLIILIEDFPDDDVFEDMALETPFDLLGLFEGRGISERFTAQTGEMPNKIRLYRRPIIDYWAENEETLGDIITHVLIHEIGHHFGLSDEDMERIEASAEEATDR
- a CDS encoding CoA ester lyase → MSRPAPPRSVRLRRSVLSVPAINRRALEKIADLDCDAVIFDLEDSVAPEKKAEARENLRAFFAGSPPDSEEKAGKERIIRINTLSSGFGADDLELVLALEPDAVLLPKIDEPQDVTVVSDRFAEADAPESLRIWAMIETPRGVLNAAAIAEAGRTAGSRLDCLVVGLNDLRKETDVLAQPGRAYLVPWLMQVILAVSAYGLDAIDSVFNDFKDMQAVDAECAEGRAMGFAGKMLIHPNQIEAANRHFGPDEAAIAEAEAIIAAFADPAAAGLNVVNLGGRMVERLHLVQAERLVHKARLIAERHRPSTGSG